From the genome of Acidobacteriota bacterium, one region includes:
- a CDS encoding carboxymuconolactone decarboxylase family protein has translation MRKIYFKFYQETYKSSPIDRKQKELIAIAASLGFNCEGCLDGHLRKALKYGATREEISETISIAMGVAAASVVDQTDHAAERLQLKHFD, from the coding sequence GCGGAAGATCTACTTCAAGTTCTACCAGGAGACCTACAAGTCTTCGCCCATCGACCGCAAGCAGAAGGAGCTGATCGCCATCGCCGCGTCCCTGGGATTCAATTGCGAGGGTTGCCTCGACGGACATCTCCGAAAGGCCCTCAAGTACGGCGCCACCCGGGAGGAGATCAGCGAGACCATCTCCATTGCCATGGGGGTCGCCGCCGCCTCCGTGGTCGACCAGACGGACCACGCCGCGGAGCGCTTGCAACTGAAGCACTTCGACTAG